From a single Candoia aspera isolate rCanAsp1 chromosome 2, rCanAsp1.hap2, whole genome shotgun sequence genomic region:
- the WDR6 gene encoding tRNA (34-2'-O)-methyltransferase regulator WDR6: MSAYPYMKGRESGRIFTSYPCGVMETELLLAPITALEVVGDHLIAGEGPNIAIYSLEPGVSPSARCSKQVLRNYNVHGIKEQQNLSPGANKSSTLAIFGGKSFVVVKLSFQNSTVKLSEVFPFCELHDWIWDLQWLEGRAEMPSSVAVALGHNSVALYDCVGQRILQEVHCQEKCILYSAHLVGSHWKTLVLVAGTVFHQLVVWCAADQTDDTGRIKPRSRISGHSGVIFSICFLESKGILASASDDRSVRLWSICDLRTPPALVPCLLVCYGHQSRVWSVRLLRDYIISIGEDSACLVWNYQGKIDHSFKGHKGQGLRAVAVHEGRGWLFTGGADSGIRHWCLKESSTSGNRLWQLNFPSPGRKGSPRVVKLVDVNHLLVMTDAGVVYSCDLTSEAWTLLLEDAAYQSYGLLEVSKLANGGILCAMGNLLGQVKVFPFSSPTQSKEFNLYEGKVHNLTWATDPKQDPNTCSLFASGPAGALLWLEVSWHPLGGTTVVVKQCFLLPVCKQRWHTCAAFLPQGDFLLCGDRRGSLVMFACKPALGLEKVQGGGELGSSAAETTCNLPGLSFPIGNEEPHAERPVSLLFGLHGKLGVTSVTCHGGFIYSTGRDSCYRQLQVQDQQLQVLRKEKPCKELDWLEDLRFGPEGSLWVLGFHATHFIVWSASSSEMLLSLPCGGGHRSWSYARCLSVETFAYIKSGDIWLYQSKEASSGQRILKAALHGRGLTCVCHIGTLKTFGHERVSVFATGSEDNTVNILAFHVQTRTVTQLAAIGDHISSIRALTVIRNSVTQPETERISATLFSAGGRAQIECYRLMFSPKHGSSNGIVCQLVHVASHRLDEHWDRKKNKHKLVKMDPETRYMSTVVLPRTGDAELPGPLCFLAAACSDGSVRLFLLLENAQKLCLVAESFHHQRCVLKVEAFAYEAASGKRKHFVGSAATDGSIAFWDVTAALGHTAATVKAGDPQMKPLALESPVLTIQAHSCGVNSLHIQETADGHFVVVSGSDDGSISVHFIHVKAESPEGQETPARVGIQVVRKVSRLCAHVAHVTGVRLLRLNFLLSVSVDQRLTLWSLCEDSLSFAWSKFCHVADVAALECWETEGHGYRGVICGQGLEVLSWGLDVQGREIKDGI, encoded by the exons ATGTCTGCATATCCTTATATGAAAGGGAGAGAATCAGGACGGATTTTCACCTCCTACCCTTGTGGAGTCATGGAAACAGAACTACTATTGGCTCCTATTACAGCtctggaggttgtgggagatcatcTTATAGCag GAGAAGGACCCAACATAGCCATCTATAGCCTGGAGCCTGGTGTCAGCCCATCAGCAAGATGCTCCAAGCAGGTCCTTCGGAACTATAATGTCCATGGTATTAAGGAGCAGCAAAATTTGAGTCCTGGAGCTAACAAATCTTCAACCCTGGCTATCTTTGGAGGCAAAAGCTTTGTGGTTGTAAAGCTCAGCTTCCAGAACAGCACAGTGAAACTCAGTGAAGTCTTTCCTTTCTGTGagctgcatgactggatctgggACCTGCAGTGGCTGGAGGGCAGGGCTGAGATGCCCAGCAGTGTGGCTGTGGCCTTGGGACACAATTCAGTGGCACTGTATGACTGtgttggccagaggatcctccaAGAAGTGCACTGCCAAGAGAAATGTATCCTCTATTCTGCCCACTTGGTAGGGAGCCACTGGAAGACGTTGGTTCTGGTGGCTGGCACAGTCTTTCATCAGTTGGTGGTCTGGTGTGCAGCTGACCAGACAGATGACACAGGACGGATAAAGCCCCGCAGCAGGATCAGTGGACACAGCGGTGTCATCTTCAGCATTTGCTTCTTGGAGAGCAAGGGCATCCTGGCCTCTGCCTCTGATGACAGGAGTGTGCGGCTTTGGAGCATCTGTGACCTCAGAACACCGCCTGCTCTGGTCCCATGCTTGCTCGTGTGCTATGGGCACCAGTCCAGAGTCTGGTCAGTAAGACTGCTAAGGGACTACATCATCAGCATTGGAGAGGATTCTGCTTGTCTAGTGTGGAACTACCAGGGCAAGATTGACCACAGCTTCAAAGGACACAAGGGCCAAGGGCTGCGGGCAGTGGCTGTGCATGAGGGGCGAGGCTGGTTGTTCACAGGGGGAGCTGATTCGGGCATTAGACACTGGTGCCTCAAGGAAAGCAGCACCAGTGGGAACAGGCTCTGGCAGCTGAACTTTCCTTCCCCTGGGAGAAAAGGATCCCCCAGGGTGGTAAAACTGGTGGATGTAAATCATCTCTTGGTAATGACTGATGCTGGGGTTGTCTATTCCTGTGACTTGACTTCTGAAGCTTGGACATTGCTCCTGGAGGATGCTGCTTATCAGTCCTACGGTCTCTTAGAAGTGTCCAAGCTTGCCAACGGGGGCATTTTGTGTGCCATGGGCAATTTGTTGGGGCAAGTGAAAGTCTTCCCATTCAGCAGTCCCACACAAAGCAAAGAGTTCAACTTGTATGAGGGGAAAGTGCACAATTTGACTTGGGCCACAGATCCCAAACAGGATCCCAATACTTGCAGCCTCTTTGCTTCTGGCCCAGCTGGGGCTTTGCTGTGGCTGGAGGTCTCTTGGCATCCACTTGGGGGAACAACTGTGGTGGTAAAGCAGTGTTTTCTCCTGCCAGTCTGCAAGCAGCGATGGCACACCTGTGCTGCATTCCTGCCCCAGGGAGACTTTCTGCTTTGCGGCGACCGCAGGGGCTCTCTCGTGATGTTTGCATGCAAGCCAGCCCTCGGACTGGAGAAAGTGCAAGGGGGAGGTGAACTTGGCAGTTCTGCTGCAGAGACCACCTGTAACTTGCCTGGACTTTCCTTCCCTATTGGAAACGAAGAGCCCCATGCCGAGAGGCCCGTCTCTCTGCTCTTTGGGCTTCACGGGAAGCTTGGTGTGACCTCCGTAACCTGCCACGGTGGTTTTATTTACAGCACAGGGAGAGACAGCTGCTACCGCCAGCTGCAAGTGCAGGATCAGCAGCTCCAAGTGCTGAGGAAGGAAAAGCCATGCAAAGAGCTGGACTGGCTGGAAGACCTACGCTTTGGCCCTGAAGGGAGCCTGTGGGTGCTGGGCTTCCACGCTACCCACTTCATCGTCTGGAGTGCCAGCAGCAGTGAGATGCTCCTCTCCCTTCCCTGTGGAGGTGGCCACCGCTCCTGGAGCTATGCCCGTTGCCTTTCCGTGGAGACCTTTGCTTATATCAAATCTGGGGACATTTGGTTGTACCAAAGTAAAGAAGCCTCCAGTGGGCAGCGAATCCTGAAAGCGGCTCTGCATGGCAGGGGGCTGACGTGCGTGTGTCACATTGGAACCCTGAAAACTTTTGGGCACGAGAGGGTGAGTGTTTTTGCTACAGGAAGTGAGGACAATACAGTGAACATTCTTGCTTTTCATGTGCAAACTCGCACGGTGACCCAGCTCGCTGCTATTGGCGACCATATCTCCAGCATAAGAGCTCTGACTGTCATCCGGAACAGCGTTACTCAGCCTGAGACAGAAAGGATCTCGGCTACACTTTTTTCAGCCGGGGGACGAGCCCAGATTGAGTGTTACCGATTAATGTTCAGCCCTAAGCATGGTTCCAGCAACGGCATAGTCTGTCAGCTGGTTCATGTGGCATCGCATCGCCTAGATGAGCACTGGGATCGCAAGAAGAATAAGCATAAACTCGTCAAGATGGATCCGGAAACCCG GTACATGTCTACAGTGGTGCTCCCTAGGACAGGAGATGCGGAACTGCCAGGTCCCTTATGCTTCCTAGCTGCTGCGTGTAGTGATGGATCTGTCCG ACTCTTCCTGCTGCTTGAGAATGCCCAGAAGTTGTGTCTCGTGGCAGAATCCTTCCACCATCAGCGCTGTGTCCTGAAGGTCGAGGCGTTTGCCTACGAGGCTGCTAGTGGGAAAAG GAAACACTTTGTGGGCAGTGCGGCCACTGATGGAAGCATTGCATTTTGGGACGTTACTGCTGCCCTTGGTCATACTGCAGCAACAGTAAAGGCAGGAGACCCACAGATGAAACCTTTAG CCCTGGAATCCCCAGTCCTGACCATTCAGGCTCACAGCTGTGGTGTGAACAGTCTCCATATCCAGGAAACAGCTGACGGACACTTTGTAGTGGTCAGTGGCAGTGATGACGGGTCCATCTCTGTGCATTTTATCCATGTGAAGGCTGAAAGCCCTGAGGGCCAGGAGACCCCAGCCAGAGTTGGCATCCAGGTGGTCAGAAAAGTATCACGGCTTTGTGCTCACGTGGCTCACGTGACAGGAGTGAGGCTCCTCCGCCTGAACTTCCTCCTTTCTGTGTCAGTGGACCAACGCTTGACGCTCTGGAGCCTCTGTGAGGACAGTTTGTCTTTTGCTTGGAGCAAATTCTGCCACGTGGCTGATGTGGCCGCTCTGGAGTGTTGGGAAACTGAAGGACACGGCTATCGTGGTGTGATATGTGGTCAGGGATTAGAGGTCCTTTCCTGGGGGCTGGATGTGCAAGGTAGAGAAATAAAAGATGGGATCTGA
- the P4HTM gene encoding LOW QUALITY PROTEIN: transmembrane prolyl 4-hydroxylase (The sequence of the model RefSeq protein was modified relative to this genomic sequence to represent the inferred CDS: inserted 2 bases in 1 codon; substituted 3 bases at 3 genomic stop codons) — protein MAAATAEQDDGPPLPGPPMGRRAVCSRPYFVVLMVFAHLYVFNVLGLLLFVHISSDDGGDPEPRKESPSPVQDVPTLPRLQGIKVGRKQKLELVPNKIHVMKTLSLKPLLFEIPDFLSEDECKLIIHLAQLKGLQKSQILPTEDYEEAMEMIDISQMDIFNLLDHNQDGQLQLKEVLTHTRLGNGRWMTPESIREMYAAVKADPDGNGVLSLEEFKQLNIRDFHKYMGSRKVKMSDLVRNSQHTWLYQGEGAHQVMRSIRQRVIHLTQLPPEIVEHSEPMQVVRYDQGGHYHAHMDSGPVFPETACSHTKLIANKTAPFETSCRXAXKVKTKWXSPGCLATVIAYCFXDSKHCSVSYSYVTILFYLNNVTGGGETTFPIADNRTYEELSLIQNDVDLRDTRKHCDKGNLRVKPLQGTAVFWYNYLSDGEGWVGDVDEYSLHGGCLVTKGTKWIANNWINVDPNKRRQIQFQEEMARYINSENEDQSEWTVDRSYSSVHVEL, from the exons ATGGCCGCGGCGACGGCCGAGCAGGATGACGGACCGCCCCTGCCAGGGCCCCCCATGGGGCGACGGGCCGTCTGCTCCCGACCCTACTTCGTAGTGCTGATGGTGTTCGCGCATCTCTACGTGTTCAACGTGCTGGGCTTGCTGCTCTTCGTGCACATCAGCTCCGACGATGGGGGGGACCCGGAGCCAAGGAAAGAGTCTCCTAGCCCCGTCCAGGATGTGCCT ACTCTGCCTCGCCTGCAGGGCATTAAG GTGGGCCGTAAACAGAAGTTGGAACTGGTTCCTAACAAAATCCATGTTATGAAAACTCTCAGCCTGAAACCCCTTCTTTTTG AAATCCCAGATTTTCTGAGTGAAGATGAATGTAAATTAATTATTCATTTGGCTCAGCTGAAAGGCCTACAGAAAAGCCAGATTTTGCCCACAGAAGACTACGAAGAAGCTATGGAAATGATAGATATCAGCCAGATGGATATCTTTAATCTGCTGGATCACAACCAGGATGGACAACTGCAACTTAAGGAG GTGCTGACACATACCCGCTTAGGAAATGGTAGGTGGATGACACCTGAGAGCATCCGGGAGATGTACGCTGCAGTGAAAGCAGACCCAGATGGCAACG GTGTTCTGAGTTTGGAAGAGTTTAAACAATTGAACATTCGAGACTTCCACAAGTATATGGGTAGCCGAAAGGTGAAAATGAGCGATCTGGTGCGGAACAGCCAACATACATGGCTGTACCAAGGTGAGGGGGCACATCAAGTCATGCGCTCCATACGGCAAAG ggtgattcacttaacccaACTGCCGCCAGAGATTGTGGAGCACAGCGAACCTATGCAGGTAGTCCGCTATGACCAGGGAGGGCATTACCATGCTCATATGGATAGTGGACCTGTGTTCCCTGAAACTGCCTGTAGTCACACCAAACTGATTGCCAACAAAACTGCTCCATTTGAGACGTCTTGCCGGTAAGCCTAGAAAGTGAAGACAAAATG ATCTCCTGGCTGTCTTGCAACAGTGATTGCCTATTGTTTCTAGGATAGCAAGCATTGTTCTGTTTCTTACAGCTATGTGACAATACTATTCTACCTAAATAACGTGACAGGAGGAGGTGAAACTACTTTTCCTATTGCAGATAACAGGACTTACGAAGAGTTG TCTCTAATCCAGAATGATGTTGACCTACGTGATACTCGAAAGCATTGCGATAAGGGAAATCTACGTGTAAAACCTCTGCAAGGCACTGCTGTTTTCTGGTATAATTACCTGTCGGATGGGGAAG GCTGGGTTGGCGATGTTGATGAATATTCCTTACATGGAGGCTGTTTGGTCACCAAAGGAACCAAGTGGATTGCCAACAACTGGATCAATGTTGATCCCAATAAGAGGCGACAGATCCAATTCCAGGAGGAAATGGCTCGATACATCAACAGTGAAAATGAGGACCAAAGTGAGTGGACAGTGGACAGATCCTACAGCAGTGTACATGTAGAGCTGTAA